In Aedes albopictus strain Foshan chromosome 3, AalbF5, whole genome shotgun sequence, the following are encoded in one genomic region:
- the LOC134290432 gene encoding uncharacterized protein LOC134290432, whose protein sequence is MSLANPNQQNNSVTAAVAVKLPDFWKSDPTMWFAQAEAQFALAGVVQDETKYYHIISKIDQSIISHVSDLVQNPPKEEKYKQVKERLISRFEVSPQAKLEQLLNACDLGDMRPSHLLARMQELGSGLKISESVMRVLFVQRMPERVKPILSICDGNSLEQLAQMADKMVEISSPAVASASTLPGLGLEELQEQITTLTAEVRRLKTSGPRSRSSSRVRQTGTPADTVCWYHRKYGRNARQCREPCAFNVPKN, encoded by the coding sequence ATGTCGCTCGCAAACCCGAATCAGCAAAACAATTCTGTTACCGCGGCCGTCGCGGTAAAGCTTCCAGACTTTTGGAAAAGCGACCCTACGATGTGGTTCGCTCAAGCCGAAGCTCAGTTCGCGCTAGCTGGGGTGGTGCAAGACGAAACGAAGTACTACCACATAATCAGTAAAATCGATCAATCCATCATCTCGCATGTATCCGACTTGGTGCAAAACCCTCCGAAGGAAGAAAAATACAAACAAGTGAAGGAGCGACTGATTTCGCGGTTCGAAGTTTCGCCCCAGGCAAAGTTGGAGCAGCTGCTAAACGCTTGTGATCTGGGTGACATGCGCCCCTCGCACCTGCTGGCACGGATGCAGGAACTCGGATCTGGATTGAAAATCAGCGAAAGTGTCATGAGAGTTCTGTTTGTACAACGAATGCCGGAACGCGTCAAACCGATTTTGTCAATCTGTGACGGAAATTCGCTGGAGCAGCTAGCACAGATGGCGgacaaaatggttgaaatttcatCACCAGCTGTCGCTTCTGCCTCTACGCTACCTGGACTAGGCCTCGAGGAACTGCAGGAGCAAATAACCACTCTCACAGCTGAAGTGCGTCGGCTAAAAACATCCGGTCCGAGAAGCCGATCGTCATCGAGGGTGCGACAAACTGGCACGCCGGCGGATACTGTCTGCTGGTATCATCGTAAGTACGGACGGAACGCTCGCCAATGCCGTGAGCCATGTGCCTTCAATGTTCCAAAAAACTAG